From the genome of Nocardia sp. NBC_01503, one region includes:
- a CDS encoding DUF4267 domain-containing protein, with protein MTVLAYGLAIVLNLMIILVGVRFLLAPETAAAAYGVPAKADGDAAYLSIKGLRDLTSGVIGLTLLALAGASAEGWFMLAVALTPLGDTAIVLRHGGTKAVAFGIHFATAVTVLISAALLFAV; from the coding sequence GTGACAGTTCTCGCCTATGGGTTGGCCATTGTGCTCAACCTCATGATCATCCTTGTCGGAGTGCGGTTCCTGCTGGCTCCGGAGACCGCCGCGGCGGCCTACGGCGTACCCGCGAAGGCCGACGGTGATGCCGCCTACCTGAGCATCAAGGGCTTGCGCGATCTCACCTCGGGTGTCATCGGTTTGACTCTGCTCGCCCTCGCGGGCGCATCCGCCGAGGGCTGGTTCATGCTCGCCGTCGCGCTCACCCCGCTCGGTGACACCGCCATCGTCCTGCGGCACGGCGGTACGAAGGCCGTGGCCTTCGGAATCCATTTCGCCACGGCCGTAACCGTATTGATCAGCGCCGCATTGCTCTTCGCGGTCTGA
- a CDS encoding ABC transporter ATP-binding protein has product MTAPSPSPAIAIEHLRVDRGGRQVLQDISLTVPKGSITGLLGPSGCGKTTLMRTMVGTQIIAAGSVRVLGDEAGSPALRRRVGYVTQAPSIYDDLTVTDNVSYFGALYGCSAGDVESAIAAVGLSGHAGNRGSQLSGGQRTRVSLACALVADPELLVLDEPTVGLDPVLRADLWEQFDALAKQGRTLIVSSHVMDEAEHCDQLLLMREGLLLAQLSPAELRADTGESSLENAFLALIRMGEQS; this is encoded by the coding sequence GTGACGGCACCGAGCCCATCGCCCGCCATAGCGATCGAACACCTGCGGGTGGATCGCGGCGGACGACAAGTCCTGCAAGATATTTCGCTGACCGTGCCGAAAGGCAGCATTACCGGGCTACTCGGGCCGTCCGGCTGCGGTAAGACCACGCTCATGCGCACCATGGTGGGGACGCAGATCATTGCCGCGGGCAGCGTGCGAGTACTCGGCGACGAGGCCGGGTCCCCCGCGCTGCGGCGCCGGGTCGGGTATGTGACCCAGGCGCCGAGCATCTACGACGATCTGACCGTCACCGACAATGTCTCGTACTTCGGTGCGCTGTACGGCTGTTCGGCCGGTGATGTCGAATCCGCCATTGCCGCTGTCGGATTGAGCGGACACGCCGGGAATCGAGGCAGTCAGCTCTCCGGCGGGCAGCGCACCCGGGTCTCACTGGCCTGCGCGCTGGTCGCCGATCCCGAACTGCTGGTGCTGGACGAGCCGACCGTGGGCCTGGATCCCGTACTGCGCGCGGATCTTTGGGAACAGTTCGACGCTCTCGCGAAGCAGGGCCGCACCCTGATCGTCTCCAGCCACGTCATGGATGAGGCCGAGCACTGCGATCAACTGCTGCTCATGCGCGAGGGGCTGCTGCTCGCCCAGCTCAGCCCCGCCGAATTGCGCGCCGACACCGGCGAATCCAGCCTCGAGAATGCCTTCCTGGCGCTCATCCGAATGGGAGAACAGTCGTGA
- the rffA gene encoding dTDP-4-amino-4,6-dideoxygalactose transaminase: protein MSTDRIIFSRPFRATGELANVEAVLSSDHSHGDGPFTAAATAKLRGITAAPYALLTTSCTHALEMAGLLLELGPDDEVIVPSFAFTSTATAMALRGATVVFADIDLATGNIDPESVAAAVTPRTKAVVIIHYGGVGADMERLQQIADAHGLALIEDTAHGLGGTWRGRPLGTIGTVGALSFHDTKNVHCGEGGALLLTDEILMARAEIVREKGTDRARFLRGAVDKYSWQDIGSSYLPSELNAAVLDAQLAEFDTIQANRHRVWDHYAATLPDWAARNDVQLMTVPADREHTAHLYFLRVPTEDRRDDLIRHLGAQGISAPFHYIPLDSSPAGLKLGRTPNPCVRSAEFSGTIVRLPLWPGLTEQQLDRVVEGITAFTV from the coding sequence GTGAGCACTGATCGCATCATCTTCAGCCGTCCGTTCCGTGCCACGGGTGAGCTGGCGAATGTGGAGGCCGTGCTGTCGTCGGACCACAGCCACGGCGACGGCCCGTTCACCGCGGCGGCCACCGCCAAGCTGCGCGGTATCACCGCCGCGCCGTACGCGCTGCTGACCACCTCGTGCACGCATGCGCTCGAAATGGCCGGGCTGCTGCTGGAACTCGGACCCGATGACGAAGTGATCGTGCCGAGCTTCGCCTTCACCTCGACCGCGACGGCCATGGCTTTGCGCGGCGCCACGGTGGTCTTCGCCGATATCGATCTCGCGACCGGCAATATCGATCCGGAATCGGTGGCCGCCGCGGTGACTCCGCGCACCAAAGCCGTGGTGATCATTCACTACGGCGGCGTCGGCGCGGATATGGAACGGCTGCAACAGATCGCGGACGCGCACGGTCTGGCGCTCATCGAGGACACCGCGCACGGCCTCGGCGGCACCTGGCGCGGACGCCCGCTGGGCACCATCGGCACGGTCGGCGCGCTGAGCTTCCACGACACCAAGAACGTGCACTGCGGTGAGGGCGGCGCGCTGCTGCTCACCGATGAGATCCTCATGGCGCGAGCGGAGATCGTGCGCGAGAAGGGCACCGACCGCGCGCGCTTCCTGCGCGGCGCGGTGGACAAGTACTCGTGGCAGGACATCGGCTCCAGCTATCTGCCGAGCGAATTGAACGCGGCCGTCCTGGACGCCCAGCTCGCGGAGTTCGACACCATCCAGGCCAACCGTCACCGCGTCTGGGATCACTACGCGGCCACGCTCCCGGACTGGGCCGCCCGCAACGACGTTCAGCTCATGACAGTCCCCGCGGACCGCGAGCACACCGCCCACCTGTACTTCCTGCGCGTGCCCACCGAGGACCGCCGCGACGACCTCATCAGACACCTTGGCGCACAGGGCATTTCGGCCCCGTTCCACTACATCCCGCTGGACTCCAGCCCCGCGGGCCTGAAACTGGGCCGCACCCCAAACCCCTGCGTCCGCAGCGCCGAATTCTCCGGAACCATTGTGCGCCTTCCCCTCTGGCCCGGCCTCACCGAACAACAGCTCGACCGGGTCGTCGAGGGTATCACCGCCTTCACCGTCTGA
- a CDS encoding Trm112 family protein, with protein sequence MSEEILDPTLLTLLACPQDKGPLQLVHTETGDPVLYNSRLRIAYPIDNGIPVLLADEARPVTDTEHTTFLTQV encoded by the coding sequence ATGTCGGAGGAAATCCTGGACCCCACCCTGCTGACCCTGCTCGCCTGCCCGCAGGACAAGGGCCCGCTGCAACTGGTCCACACCGAGACCGGCGACCCGGTCCTGTACAACTCCCGCCTCCGCATCGCCTACCCCATCGACAACGGCATCCCGGTCCTGTTGGCCGACGAAGCCCGCCCCGTCACCGACACGGAGCACACCACCTTCCTCACCCAGGTCTGA
- a CDS encoding ABC transporter permease, which translates to MTATLARPAGPKPLRCYAATTVRILRQLRADRRTVAMILLVPALLMTLLYFVYKNYPTMPGAPRLFDRVGITMLGVLPFVVMFLITAIAMQRERVSGTLERLMTTPLSKIDLLGGYGTAFSVAAAAQAVIACVVAFWLLGLNAAGSPLLVVLIAVVDAVLGVALGLLASAFARTEFQAVQFMPVIVLPQFFLCGLLVPRGQLPGWLEAISNVLPLSYAVDALQQVSTHTGVTGLMWRDLAVVAGFACIALGLGAATLRRRTA; encoded by the coding sequence GTGACCGCCACCCTCGCGCGCCCGGCCGGACCGAAGCCGCTGCGCTGCTATGCCGCCACCACCGTGCGCATTCTGCGCCAGTTGCGCGCGGACCGCCGCACCGTCGCCATGATTCTGCTGGTGCCCGCCCTGCTCATGACACTGCTGTACTTCGTGTACAAGAACTATCCGACGATGCCGGGTGCGCCGCGGCTCTTCGATCGGGTCGGGATCACCATGCTCGGGGTGCTGCCATTCGTGGTCATGTTCCTGATCACCGCCATCGCCATGCAGCGCGAACGGGTTTCGGGCACCCTCGAACGGCTCATGACCACACCGCTGTCGAAAATCGACCTGCTCGGCGGGTACGGCACCGCGTTCTCCGTCGCGGCCGCGGCGCAGGCCGTGATCGCCTGCGTGGTGGCGTTCTGGCTACTCGGCCTGAACGCGGCGGGCAGTCCGCTGCTGGTGGTGTTGATCGCCGTGGTCGATGCCGTACTCGGCGTGGCCCTGGGCCTGCTGGCCAGCGCCTTCGCCCGCACCGAGTTCCAGGCCGTACAGTTCATGCCCGTGATCGTGCTGCCCCAGTTCTTCCTCTGCGGACTGCTGGTTCCGCGTGGCCAGCTGCCCGGCTGGCTCGAGGCCATCAGCAATGTGCTGCCGCTCAGCTATGCGGTGGACGCCCTGCAGCAGGTGTCCACGCACACCGGGGTCACCGGCCTGATGTGGCGGGATCTGGCGGTGGTGGCCGGATTCGCCTGTATCGCACTGGGATTGGGCGCGGCGACGCTACGGCGGCGTACCGCGTGA
- a CDS encoding glycosyltransferase translates to MPIPSRPLRSQTAPSVTSGPHGPMRVHAVSVVVPVYRGQDTIAALVAELDKLSGPVRTSAGAEFTVNEIVLVHDHGPDRSDVVLQELEQTYPQVRVVWMSRNYGQDAATIAGMAAATGDWTVTMDEDGQHDPAFIADFLDAAMAQRADLVYSKPVNTRPHGFLRNITSRGAKIVLATIFAFPDSTRFESYRLIRGDIARQLAQVASNGVYLDVALTWVVSDVAQVPVQLRAEGREESGYNYRRLFSLFWKMVLCSGTRGLRLVSMLGVTLALAGVGMATWVVYRALTNSGADPEGWASLMTVLLLCSGAVLFSLGLIAEYLGVALHVLVGKPLYLTVDSPTPRPVQQHSRDAGQDVRYSNAGARGIDPGEH, encoded by the coding sequence ATGCCGATTCCGTCTCGCCCGCTCCGGTCGCAGACCGCTCCGAGCGTCACCTCCGGTCCCCACGGACCGATGCGGGTGCACGCCGTCTCCGTCGTCGTCCCCGTCTATCGCGGACAGGACACCATTGCCGCGCTCGTCGCCGAGCTGGACAAGTTGAGCGGACCGGTGCGCACATCCGCGGGCGCGGAGTTCACGGTGAACGAGATCGTGCTGGTGCACGATCACGGGCCGGACCGCTCGGATGTGGTGTTGCAGGAGTTGGAGCAGACCTATCCGCAGGTGCGGGTGGTGTGGATGAGCCGTAATTACGGTCAGGACGCCGCCACCATCGCGGGTATGGCCGCCGCCACCGGCGACTGGACCGTCACCATGGATGAGGACGGGCAGCACGATCCGGCGTTCATCGCCGATTTCCTGGACGCGGCCATGGCGCAGCGCGCGGATCTGGTCTACTCCAAACCGGTCAATACCCGCCCGCACGGGTTCCTGCGCAATATCACCTCGCGCGGCGCGAAGATCGTGCTGGCAACGATTTTCGCGTTCCCGGATTCAACCCGGTTCGAGAGCTATCGGCTGATTCGCGGCGATATCGCGCGGCAGCTGGCGCAGGTCGCCTCCAATGGCGTGTATCTGGATGTGGCGCTCACCTGGGTGGTGAGCGATGTGGCGCAGGTGCCGGTGCAGTTGCGAGCGGAGGGGCGTGAGGAGTCGGGGTACAACTACCGGCGACTGTTCTCGCTGTTCTGGAAGATGGTGCTGTGCAGTGGAACTCGCGGTCTGCGCCTGGTGAGCATGCTCGGGGTGACCCTCGCCCTGGCGGGTGTGGGAATGGCGACGTGGGTGGTCTATCGCGCGCTCACCAACAGCGGCGCCGATCCCGAGGGCTGGGCCTCGCTCATGACGGTGCTGCTGCTGTGTTCGGGCGCGGTGCTGTTCTCACTCGGCCTGATCGCCGAGTATCTCGGTGTGGCCTTGCACGTGCTCGTGGGCAAACCGCTGTATTTGACGGTAGATTCGCCGACACCGCGACCGGTGCAACAGCATTCGCGGGACGCGGGCCAGGATGTCCGGTACAGCAACGCAGGAGCGAGGGGAATCGACCCGGGTGAGCACTGA
- a CDS encoding TetR/AcrR family transcriptional regulator, whose translation MSVGNPRSGRRPGRSGTREAILDAARERFAEAGFDRASIRSIATAASVDPALVHHYFGTKQELFTAALELPIDPEVVLTQVAAAPLEELGETIVRAVVTVWDSPVGTPAVAAFRSLLTNADPALARSFLLEIVLKDVRARVDSPPGTGDKRSVLAASQLAGLLVTRKLLHLEPIASMPVDELAKAVGPNIQHYLTGDIG comes from the coding sequence GTGAGTGTCGGCAATCCCCGGAGCGGCCGGCGACCCGGCCGCTCCGGCACCCGCGAAGCGATCCTGGACGCCGCCCGCGAGCGCTTCGCCGAGGCGGGTTTCGACCGCGCCTCCATCCGCTCCATCGCCACCGCGGCGAGCGTGGATCCCGCACTGGTGCACCACTATTTCGGCACCAAACAGGAGTTGTTCACCGCCGCACTGGAACTCCCGATCGATCCGGAGGTGGTGCTGACGCAGGTGGCCGCCGCCCCCTTGGAAGAGTTGGGCGAGACGATAGTTCGTGCCGTGGTCACGGTCTGGGACTCCCCCGTCGGTACCCCCGCGGTAGCGGCGTTCCGCTCCCTACTCACCAATGCGGACCCGGCCCTGGCCCGCAGCTTTCTCCTCGAGATAGTCCTGAAAGACGTTCGCGCCCGCGTGGATTCACCCCCCGGCACCGGCGATAAACGCTCGGTCCTGGCCGCCTCTCAACTGGCGGGCCTCCTGGTGACCCGCAAACTCCTGCACCTCGAACCCATCGCCTCGATGCCCGTCGATGAGCTGGCGAAAGCCGTCGGCCCGAATATCCAGCACTACCTCACCGGCGATATCGGCTGA
- a CDS encoding AMP-binding protein: MSGSEAVKFNTKSVVGPMQRLMATAQNGLEVIRFGGLVHEIESSPYEIAERKRMYRLRHYFPDAVGTDRPVVLLVPPIMVTAEIWDVNAADGAVGILHAAGIDCWVVDFGSPTTEEGGWDRDLADHVLAVSSAIDTVNELTGRGVHLMGYSQGGMFAYQTAAYRLGGGVESIVTFGSPVDAVAGIPFGIPYGVASGAAEFLADHVLNRLPITDSMVRLGFQALDPVKTAKARIDFLRQLHDREALLPKERQRRFLEADGWLGYPGPALTDLLRQFIKHNRMMLGGFVIRDQPISLADLKCPILAFVGEVDDIGQPAAVRGIVRAAPNAEVYEASVVAGHFGLVSGSTATKHTWPVVRDWVNWLSNRGELPPQIVPMSQEVARKGPSTGLTRAVHAVGSLAEAGAGLSKTIEGVASQTLRGTVELTGEAARALPRLTRLGMIQPHTRISLGRLLSEQARRGPDREAFLFEDRVHTHFAVNQRIDNVVRGLISVGVRPATRVGVVMETRPSAMVAIAALSRLGAVAVLLAPRSELTKVVALTGTKLLITDPENLKDAAATGTRVLVLGGGDARGLDIPAGCDVTDLEQIDPAEVTLPGWYQPNPGLARELAFILVTGTGDRFDIKYVTNHRWALSAFGTASAADLGRRDTVYCLAPLHHSSGLLVSLGGAVAGGSRIALARSLDPAQFAAEVHRYGVTVVTYTWTMLRDILDADTFPNGHPHPIRLFIGSGMPAGLWRRTQERFAPARVLEFYASIEGDVVLANVSGAKIGSKGRPVPGTAKVELIAYDPLTDEIQVEDSGFARRCAENEVGLLIGTASDTVDVSAGGLRGVFTPGDAWMPTENLFRRDSDGDYWLMDRRDTVIHTPRGPVYTQPIVDLLNDITAVDMEVAYGLPAGDRTLAVAAVSIREGLRLSPKDVTEALRDLVPDQRPDLIYVVDEIPRSSTFRPSTRAVQAAGRPAPGDRTWWYNRESESYEILTEELAARLFA, encoded by the coding sequence ATGTCTGGGAGCGAAGCCGTGAAATTCAATACGAAGTCCGTTGTGGGGCCGATGCAGCGCCTGATGGCGACCGCTCAGAACGGGCTCGAGGTGATCCGGTTCGGGGGACTGGTTCACGAGATCGAATCCTCGCCGTACGAGATCGCCGAGCGTAAGCGCATGTATCGGCTGCGGCATTACTTCCCGGACGCGGTGGGAACCGACCGTCCGGTTGTGCTGTTGGTGCCGCCGATCATGGTCACCGCCGAGATCTGGGACGTGAATGCCGCCGACGGGGCGGTCGGCATTCTGCACGCCGCCGGAATCGATTGCTGGGTGGTCGATTTCGGCTCACCCACCACCGAGGAGGGCGGCTGGGATCGCGATCTCGCCGATCACGTCCTCGCGGTCAGCAGCGCCATCGATACGGTCAATGAATTGACCGGCCGCGGTGTCCATCTCATGGGTTACTCGCAGGGCGGCATGTTCGCCTACCAGACCGCGGCCTACCGGCTCGGTGGCGGTGTGGAGTCGATCGTCACCTTCGGCAGCCCCGTGGACGCGGTCGCGGGCATCCCGTTCGGTATTCCCTACGGTGTCGCCTCCGGCGCGGCGGAGTTCCTCGCCGATCATGTGCTGAACCGGCTGCCCATCACCGACTCCATGGTGCGCCTTGGCTTCCAGGCCCTGGACCCGGTCAAGACCGCCAAGGCGCGCATCGACTTCCTGCGCCAGCTGCACGATCGCGAGGCCCTGCTGCCCAAGGAGCGCCAGCGCCGCTTCCTCGAGGCCGACGGCTGGCTCGGCTATCCCGGGCCCGCGCTCACCGATCTGCTCCGGCAGTTCATCAAGCACAATCGAATGATGCTGGGTGGCTTCGTCATTCGTGACCAGCCCATCTCACTCGCCGATCTCAAGTGCCCGATTCTGGCGTTCGTCGGCGAGGTCGACGATATCGGCCAGCCCGCCGCCGTCCGCGGTATCGTGCGCGCCGCACCCAATGCCGAGGTGTATGAGGCCAGCGTGGTGGCGGGGCATTTCGGGCTCGTCTCGGGCTCCACCGCCACCAAGCACACCTGGCCGGTGGTGCGCGATTGGGTGAACTGGCTGAGCAACCGGGGTGAACTGCCCCCGCAGATCGTGCCGATGAGCCAGGAGGTCGCACGCAAGGGGCCGAGCACCGGACTCACCCGCGCCGTACACGCCGTCGGCAGCCTGGCCGAGGCGGGCGCGGGCCTGAGCAAGACCATCGAGGGCGTCGCCAGCCAAACCCTGCGCGGCACGGTCGAATTGACCGGTGAGGCGGCCCGCGCGCTACCGCGCCTCACCCGCCTGGGCATGATCCAGCCGCACACCCGAATCTCGCTGGGCCGCTTGCTCTCCGAACAGGCGCGGCGCGGACCGGACCGGGAGGCTTTCCTTTTCGAGGATCGCGTGCACACGCACTTCGCGGTGAATCAGCGCATCGACAACGTGGTGCGCGGGCTCATCTCGGTCGGGGTGCGACCGGCCACCCGGGTCGGCGTGGTCATGGAGACCCGGCCCAGCGCCATGGTCGCCATTGCCGCGCTGTCGCGGCTCGGCGCGGTCGCGGTACTGCTCGCGCCCCGCAGTGAATTGACCAAGGTCGTCGCGCTGACCGGGACGAAACTGCTGATCACCGATCCGGAGAATCTGAAGGACGCGGCCGCCACCGGGACCCGCGTACTGGTGCTCGGCGGTGGCGATGCGCGCGGACTGGATATTCCGGCCGGATGCGATGTCACCGATCTGGAGCAGATCGATCCCGCCGAGGTCACCCTGCCCGGCTGGTACCAGCCCAATCCGGGCCTGGCCCGAGAGCTGGCGTTCATTCTGGTGACCGGCACCGGGGATCGCTTCGATATCAAGTACGTCACCAATCACCGCTGGGCGCTGTCGGCCTTCGGTACCGCCTCGGCCGCCGATCTCGGCCGCCGGGACACCGTGTACTGCCTTGCGCCACTGCATCATTCCTCCGGTCTGCTGGTGAGCCTGGGTGGCGCGGTGGCCGGTGGCAGCCGGATCGCGCTGGCCCGCTCGCTCGATCCGGCGCAGTTCGCCGCCGAGGTGCACCGGTACGGCGTGACGGTGGTCACCTACACCTGGACCATGCTGCGCGACATTCTCGATGCGGACACCTTCCCCAACGGGCATCCGCATCCGATCCGGCTGTTCATCGGCTCGGGTATGCCCGCGGGTCTGTGGCGGCGCACCCAGGAGCGCTTCGCCCCCGCCCGGGTGCTGGAGTTCTACGCCTCCATCGAGGGGGATGTGGTGCTGGCCAATGTCTCCGGCGCGAAGATCGGCTCCAAGGGCCGCCCGGTTCCGGGCACCGCCAAGGTCGAGCTCATCGCCTACGATCCGCTCACCGACGAAATCCAGGTGGAGGATTCGGGTTTCGCGCGCCGCTGCGCCGAGAACGAGGTCGGGCTGCTCATCGGTACCGCCTCGGACACGGTGGATGTCTCCGCGGGCGGGCTGCGCGGCGTCTTCACCCCAGGTGATGCCTGGATGCCTACGGAGAACCTCTTCCGCCGCGACAGCGATGGAGATTACTGGCTGATGGACCGTCGCGACACGGTGATCCACACGCCGCGCGGCCCGGTCTACACCCAGCCGATCGTCGACCTGTTGAACGACATCACCGCGGTGGATATGGAAGTCGCCTACGGTCTGCCCGCGGGAGATCGCACCCTCGCGGTGGCGGCCGTCAGCATTCGCGAGGGTCTGCGACTGTCGCCGAAGGATGTCACCGAGGCCCTGCGTGATCTGGTTCCCGATCAGCGGCCCGATCTCATCTACGTGGTGGACGAGATCCCGCGCAGCTCCACTTTCCGGCCCTCCACCCGGGCGGTTCAGGCCGCGGGGCGTCCCGCGCCCGGCGATCGAACCTGGTGGTACAACCGGGAATCGGAGTCCTACGAGATCCTCACCGAGGAGCTCGCCGCACGTCTGTTCGCCTGA
- a CDS encoding GtrA family protein, with product MTTEQSMPSNDAVAAETVAAAADPAVAQPETPGPLLRLVRRQEIAFALVGGFNTLLGMVLTIVWLTVLNGMVSEDVAAALSVALAYTVSVFIAFALHRTLVFRVRGHLLRDFVAFVGVNSVGMVLNMALLQFAVSILHAPAKPAAVVVMGLVAVASFFGHRHISFRRTDSHPAPTDR from the coding sequence GTGACCACCGAGCAGTCCATGCCCTCGAATGACGCGGTGGCGGCCGAGACGGTTGCCGCCGCCGCGGATCCGGCTGTGGCGCAACCCGAAACGCCGGGCCCGTTACTTCGACTGGTGCGGCGGCAGGAGATCGCCTTCGCACTCGTGGGCGGCTTCAACACGCTGCTGGGCATGGTCCTGACCATCGTGTGGCTGACCGTCCTGAACGGCATGGTCTCCGAGGATGTGGCCGCCGCCCTCTCGGTGGCCCTGGCGTACACGGTGAGCGTCTTCATCGCCTTCGCCCTGCACCGCACCCTGGTCTTCCGGGTCCGCGGCCACCTCCTGCGCGACTTCGTGGCCTTCGTTGGCGTCAACTCGGTCGGCATGGTCCTGAATATGGCCCTACTGCAATTCGCCGTCTCGATCCTGCACGCCCCCGCCAAGCCCGCCGCCGTGGTGGTGATGGGTTTGGTGGCGGTTGCCAGCTTCTTCGGCCACCGCCACATCTCCTTCCGCCGAACCGATTCCCACCCCGCTCCGACGGACCGGTAG
- a CDS encoding class I SAM-dependent methyltransferase: MNPLAARVMSTVAGQLGNPHGLLGKGTALMLNRVNRFLIDEAVAAAAPVVGETVADIGFGGGVGLSLLLDRVGPTGTVHGIEISSDMLNRAKTNLATAIGAGRLQVLEGSLTELPFAKAGLDAAITVNTIYFVSELDRVCAEFARVLSPQGRVAIGIGDPDGMAKMPFTQFGFRLRPVAEVIVALEAAGLVVEVRIVDHKPVPGHILIARPKN, from the coding sequence GTGAATCCCCTTGCCGCACGTGTGATGTCCACTGTTGCCGGTCAACTCGGTAATCCGCACGGCCTGTTGGGTAAGGGCACCGCCCTCATGCTCAATCGGGTCAATCGATTCCTGATCGACGAGGCGGTGGCCGCGGCCGCGCCGGTGGTGGGGGAGACGGTCGCCGATATCGGCTTCGGCGGTGGCGTCGGACTCTCGCTGCTGTTGGACCGGGTGGGGCCCACCGGAACCGTGCACGGCATCGAGATCTCATCCGATATGTTGAATCGCGCCAAGACCAACCTCGCGACCGCGATCGGCGCGGGCCGATTGCAGGTGCTGGAGGGTTCCCTCACCGAACTACCGTTCGCCAAGGCCGGCCTGGATGCCGCGATAACGGTGAACACCATCTACTTCGTCTCCGAATTGGACCGCGTCTGCGCCGAATTCGCGCGCGTGCTCAGCCCGCAGGGCCGGGTAGCCATCGGCATCGGCGATCCGGACGGAATGGCCAAGATGCCCTTCACCCAATTCGGCTTCCGACTGCGCCCGGTCGCCGAGGTCATCGTCGCGCTCGAAGCGGCCGGTCTGGTGGTGGAGGTCCGCATCGTCGACCACAAACCGGTCCCCGGTCACATTCTCATCGCCCGCCCCAAGAACTGA
- a CDS encoding anthrone oxygenase family protein has product MRAARSATLVAAAITAGLMAGLFAGFAYAVMPGLKRGSDAAYIEVMQNINVVIVNPLFMTLFMGGLAVGLAAVVTNWRSGDPAVRYWAIAGFACYVVMFLITSGANVPLNDKLAAAGDPAQIPDLAAVRADFEGPWEAWNIARTLASVAALGCFSLALLRFRRTAVQSGAGQAVLAS; this is encoded by the coding sequence ATGAGGGCGGCGCGGTCGGCGACCCTGGTCGCCGCAGCCATAACGGCCGGTCTGATGGCGGGACTGTTCGCCGGATTCGCCTACGCCGTCATGCCCGGTCTGAAGCGCGGCAGCGACGCCGCGTACATCGAGGTCATGCAGAACATCAATGTGGTCATTGTGAATCCGCTCTTCATGACCCTGTTCATGGGCGGCCTGGCGGTGGGGCTGGCCGCGGTGGTGACGAACTGGCGCTCCGGTGATCCGGCGGTCCGATACTGGGCCATCGCCGGATTCGCCTGCTACGTAGTGATGTTCCTGATCACCAGCGGCGCGAACGTCCCGCTGAACGACAAGCTGGCCGCTGCGGGCGATCCGGCGCAGATCCCCGATCTGGCCGCTGTCCGCGCGGACTTCGAGGGGCCGTGGGAGGCCTGGAATATCGCCCGCACCCTCGCGAGTGTGGCAGCGCTGGGCTGTTTCTCCTTGGCGCTCTTACGTTTCCGTCGTACCGCCGTGCAATCCGGTGCCGGACAAGCCGTCCTGGCGAGCTAG